TACCTCAGCCCGTTGTTTGCTCCAGTTGAGAGGATCTTGATTTCTGTGACATTAGAGCTGGAAGGCTCTGTTTTGATGGCTGTTGATGTAGAAGGACTAGCTCTGGAAGTGGCAGCAGAGGCAGAACTATCTAATGGTATCCGAGGAGGGTGTTGGGAAGGGAGAGACGGAGAGTCGTTGGTAGCAGTACGAGGGGTGATTGTGACATTCCTTCTGCGCTGTTTGTCTTTATTCTTACGCAGAAAGAGCGAGGCATCCGCCATTATGCGCAACGtgaaagaataaatgaaaagaaaggaaacAAAACAGTCACATTAGAAATGATGAATAGACAAACAAGTCATGGACAAGGACGGACTTTACGTAACCCCTGCAATCTCTTATGTGACTTTTCCATTTTTACTCAAGCGTAATGGATATATGTCGCTCATCGAGTATTCTGATCACGCACACTCTCATCCATTACCAGCTTTGCACCATGTGCTTATAGCTCTTCAGCAACTGTGGCACTAACGGTAGAGCATGCAAGCCTTTGATAAATTAACGCGGGGTACGAATACATCGCCATCACCACCCGACTACCCCTAATCAACCAGACAACTTTGCTCGAATCTAAGCAGAAGCCTTCTTGGTAGCAGCGCTGCCCTCCCTGAAGCCGTTCTTGAATCGTCGGTTGACATCCTTGAGATGAGCCATCCGGCCTGTACCGCTATAAGAGGTCAACACAACCATAGCAAGTGATACAACACAATCACGTACGTggtctttctcctctttgccttttcacCCCAGTTAAATGACCTTAACTTAGCAGCAGGGTAACCACACTGAGCGCAGGCTATGAGAACCTTGTTAGCCCCCGCTTCTTCCCACTTGTATATCCAGCTCCTCAtttcttcgtcctctaGCTTCTTATGTCCCTTGTCATTCACAAAGAATATTCACATACTGAGCTTCTGCTTGTGGAAAGACCTGTTACCACATCGCCTGCAAAGAGTGTGGGACTTGGAGTGGCGTTTACCACTATACACTAGCATTAGCAATCCCGTCATCACCCTCTTAGTAACCTCCAACTTACAAAGAGGGAGTACCCTGCAAGTGATGAAAGCGACCAGGTCAAAACACAAGACCTTCCGTCAGCTCATGTCCTCCAAAGAACAGTATTCTCATATACGCACTTTACTCTACAATGCGCTGTCAGCATATCTCTTCATGCTTCCTCTCATTGTCTACTCCATACGTAccatttttactttttttaaGCAGACTTGACggttgaaaaaaaaagagcaGGCAATAACCAGAGTTTTGAATCAAAACTCGCCATACGCGATTCCAAAAATCCCGTTGACCGGAGTTTGGATGTGGCAGTTTGAAAAAAAATCACACGTCACTTTCTAACATGACAGCCCGCATCGCCTCCTATCACTGCCTCTTGAATTTAACGTtacttttattcttttacAGACGTATATACAGCATAGCATTTTCCTATTGACATGAAACCTACTGAAAGCATAGCCTCCAACACACTCAACTACACAGAATATGAACGACGATTCTCTTTCCTGCTGCTCGAGTTACGGCATGTCAAAGTGGTCCATTGACGACCCCAGTGTACATACTGTAGGAGGGCAAGCACCAGTGTTGGGAAACGTCATTCTACAAGCCATGGCTATGTATCATACGCATTCCAGCCTTCACTGCTTCCGTTCGAGTCGAAAAGGGTTTTCCAAGTCATGACGAAAAAAGTTCTTTATAAAAGCCCTTTATTATTATGGAACAGATAGAAATGTTCCGTTACGTAATTGTACCGCTTGCGTGTCCTGTTGAGTGGCAATGAGTATATAAGGGAGCGGCTTATTCCTCAATTTCCctcctttttcctttttatTCTCGATTTGATTtatttttgctttttttaCGGCATACAGCAAGCCTCAAGATTGTCACTATCCTCACTGTGTCATTGTCGTTTTCCTAGACAATAGAGAATTTATTGCTACTCTCCAATCCGGCATACATATAGGTCATTTACGATCAACATGTCAGTGGTATCTTGTGACTTGCATAGGATCGAATGGTCGAGTAGGATGACTCTTGCGACAGACATCCCGACATGTCTCTACCCGCTCAAGTCCTACTCAACAGATTGCTTTTTGCTGACTCGTTGCTGGATAGGCCTGCCAAAAAGCGATGTCAATTCCGCGTGGTTTACAATATGCCTTCAACCCCTTCTGATCCCAATGCTCAACCAGAGATGACTGCGAACCCTCCTACACAATGTCCATCTGCTGCGTTGAGGCTTGCTGGTGATTGTCCCCATTGTCAGCGCGTTTTTTGTTCTACTCACCGCACTCCCGAGGCCCACAACTGGTTGGttttttttattgttgATCCTTTTGGTTGCTTACATTTGCTCAGTACTGGCATGCAGGCCTGTCGTGAAGCTGCTTTCCAAGCTAACAAGGAGAGGttagaaagagaaaagactgtCAGCAGCAAGATTGCATCGACATAGTACCCTGTGGGCATATCTGAATGCATAGATTGGGGAGAGAGGTGTACTCTGGGAATCTGTTTGTAAACGTTGTAGACATTATGAATCCATCGATAACCATTGCTTGTCGCGATCCTGCAActtgcctccacttttcatttattttttatttaatatatatatgtgTTTTAAACATTTCTTTATCTATTTTTTCATCACTTTTATATATTCACATTTATAATGTCTagtcaacaacaaaaggaTCTTGCCCCTCGTGCACGGCATGCCTACAACAATCAAAAGTATGGGACGCCATTACCCATTATTTTGCCCAATGCCtcatcctctccttcttttctctcccacttcttctctgcttTTTCCGGCTCATGTAACAGTGTGCAAGTGGACCAAGTAGTTGGGAAGTGGGACCAGGTGACACAGAGCGTATGGGTGACTGATGCTAGAGGCATGAAGACTTTGTTCCAGAAAGGTTTCTTTGGTAAGGGCAGTCTGAGTAGGAGTGAGCCctcttggaaagagatAAGACTTGGTTTGCTCAAAGGCGGTGATAGTACGTGTTTGCCGATGTTACTGGCTATCGTATATACTGACGGAGGAGCAATTGATCAGCCTTGGCAGCCGAACAAATGAGAGAAAAACGACGATTAGAGCGCAAACAATTCAAGATTGACAGAGCTCAAGCTATGCTTGACGCAGCTAAGAAGGCCGAGGCTATTATTTCTGCTTCCAAATCGGGTGGTTCTGTTCCCTTTTTGGTATCAGAAACGCAGGAAGAAAACCAAAATAGTgaaactgaagaagacggaGATGTGTCAATGGTGACTGAGCCTGAGTTGAAGATGGGCCGAACAGTGTTGTCGCCAAGCCCTTCAGCAGTTACGGCTGCTACGCTGGCAATTGGGGATATCGATACTTCAAATTTGACACCTCAAACCTTTTTGGTGAGACCGACGAGGCCAGATGCGAATCGCAATCGTGGACGGAATGCTTTTCGTCGTCGGCCGcctcaatctcaacaagCCAAAAATCAAGACCTTCCACAGAACCAAGCAGCTTTGGAGGTAGAAGCAGTGCCATCACTTGGTTCGTTGAGGCAACAAGCTAGCGAGGAGGAACAGGATCTTTTTGACGAGTCTGTGGTAGAAGACATGGAGCATCTCCAATTATCCATTGAAGAATCAATCTTTCTCTCGCTTGCACTAGGAGTTCTCAAGGTCTACGATCCTCTGAGTGACACCTACCCCCCACTAGGCCcttcccttctttctctcctcttaCCTCCTCCCTCCCTGTGCCCATTTCCTTCAAAACCAGATGAAGCAAAGGCACCACTTTTACCGGATAATCCAGGATTGGTAAGTTATGTAGTGTACCACCATTTCAGGTCATTAGGTTGGGTGGTTAAGGACGGTATCAAATTCTGTTGTGATTGGTTGTTGTACCGTCGAGGACCTGTATTCTCGCACTCTGCGTGAGTTTGTCCTTGTCTCCAATTTCTACAAGATAGAAGGGGCTTATGGAAATGTAAAGGTTTGCCTGTGTCATTATCCCAGTTTACTCTGATCCGAATGATCAGTCAACCTCAGTGTATGGGAAGGAAGATTGGTATGAGGAGCGGATGAGTTGGAAATGGATGAACACCGTTATACGAGTGAACGCGCTTGTACAAAAGGTGTGCCCATTTTTCTCCCGTCTTGCACCTGCTCTTAGCTCGGCAATGGGCGTGTGGCAGAAAGCATATGGCAAAATATTCAAACTTACGCCCGTGTGATAATTTATAGAATGTAATTGCCGTCTATGTCACAATCCCCGCTTTATCAGAGTTTCCAGCGAATCAAAAACTACCAGATAGGACGTTGGATCCATTCAAGGTCAGCTTGAAATCTTTGCTCTCAAAGTTCACCGTTCGAGAAGTTGCTCTAGTatgtctttgtcttttacaTGTTCTGAGAAGGAAGCTAATAGCCTAACAGACGAGGTTTGGTGCAACAAGACGACGAGACTGAGTTGCAGATACTCACACAACTGTTCTGgcaaaaacttgaaaaaaCTAAGACAAATTGTTCGGTGTATGTAGAGAAGTGTGTGCAACCCAAAATACTCGCTTCATGCTTTTCACatgaaaagaacaaactAAATGAGAAATACATCAGTTTTAGATTCCGTCACTTATCGTGAGAAGATGGCTAGATGAAGATAGCAGAAAACTAGTAACATACCTTCTCAATATATACGTTCAGAAGAGAATTCCATATCTGCAAAACGTAATTCTGATTGCTTCTCATCTCAACGGGCGTACTCTTAAATTTGGACGAAGCTGTTTTTGCCCGGGTCAAATCTATCCTTATGATATCCTTATATCTAGTAGAGATAAAACTTACCACCTCAACAAATAATGGTCTCAAGGATTCTATGCCTTCTGTCTCGGGTACAGTCAATGCCTCTGCCAtacccttcttcttttttgtccTCCTCACATAAGTGTGGGAGTGTGAACGAGGAGAATAGTGGTAAGGAGAGTGTAAGAGACGTTTACCAGGCGAAGACTTATGTCGAGGCTCTCGTTCCCCTTCATGTGATTGATTTCCCTCTTCGCCTGCCCCATGTCGTATCCGAAGAGTCGAGCGTACTTTGCGAAGACTATTAGACGTTAGAGAATGTGAACTTCTTCTGTCTTTGGTTACCGTATCATCTGGCAAGGTTGCGTTTCCGGTCGGATTGGAGGTCGAGACGGATCGGGGTCGAACTTGAGATTGATTCTGATTTTGGGTTTGAGAAAGTAATCTAGGCGAGATTAACGAGCTTGAATCACTCTCTTTCTCGTCCCTCTCTGCAAACAcactctcatcttcttcttcttcctcggactcatcttcaactccTAGATCACCCGCTTCACCAATGACGGCCTCGCTTATACTTAAACTGGACAAAATTGTATTAAACAATTCggcatcatcttccaatccTTCTCCTATGGCTCCCGAATCGGTCCCACCAGGACTGTTGGCGTCGCCAGCGTGTCTAAATCGACGACGgattctttcttcatgGGCAACCTTGAGTTTGTAGTGATACATTGCGACCGCGTCAATCTCGGTAaatattctttctctttcttgtttaGAATGTGGCAAGATAAACTCAAGATCAATAGATTGGGTAAGACCAGTTCGAGCATAATTAAGGAATATTTCAAGCCAAGACATAAGAGAGTCGAAAAGACCTTGACCTTTGGAGTGAACGTTGTGTACAAAGGTGTAGAATGATTGCTCATGTCGCTGGACAAGGTCAATAAACGTTTGTACCGTTCGGCTGGGGTTATCTTGTGAAACTGATCAGAGTCTCAGATATGTAtctcaaggaaaagaaggaaacTGAACTGACGTTCCTCAACTTGTTCAACAGTTCGAATCATGTCATTGATAAATGCCTGCATATCACCTAGCGAATCTGCAATACTTGCTGCTTTGTATACTTGAGCTAGAGGAGTGTAGAAAATTGTGATAATATCTTTCAGCAGCTCTGCCGTCACACCCTACTTTATTCGTTAACTCAAATCACTGATCATAAGGACAACTTACCTCGAATATCAAGGCAAGTAAaccttccttttctttcttcctgATCCACAGCTTTAATAGAATTGTTAAATCCTCATACAACCATGCGTCTTCATTTTCTGGCCCGTCGTCATCATCAGAATCGGACAGTTCGGCTTGGACAGCTTTGTATTCTTTGTATGCTCGTGTAGCCCGGGCGACGCGCTGAAATTGAGGACGGGAAAGGCAAGGTACTTCTGGCGAGCGGAGAATGACGACTAGCAAGTCAAGTCCCTCTGCCGCTACTCGATCCAGTCAGCGACGTGGTATacatggaagaagaaacatTTACCGGCATCTTTTCGATACATATTTTGGATCTCAAAACTCGCTTCTGCGAATTGCCTAATTTTTTGGCACAATACGGGGTCGTCAATCTTCTCCTGTACTACCTCAatatcctcttccaacatTCTCACATCCTCTGTCAACGATGAGGAAAACATTCGTTGTATAAGGGATTGCCCTCCAAAAGGACGTGCAAGAAAGAGATCGAGCACGCCGCGAATCATGGCCATTGGATTAGATATTTTAAGAATTCCTTTAAGTACAAAGTATGGCATGAGTCCGTGTAGTCTTTTCAGAGTGACAAATGTGTCGGACGCAGTGTCAGAGGCAACAAACAGTTGAAATATTGTCGCTGCAAAGGATATCCTACCCCATTCTAACACACTTGCCTCCGCTTTCGGCAAATGCTCTACGCGCTCTACTCTCTTAACTACCTCAAACACATTCTTGAGCCCTCCTTCCTTCTGGAGTACGTCGCCCTTGAATTGGGTTAGGCCTTCGCGCAGAGCTTCAATACGTTTTTCAGCTTCGGCTTTGAATCGCCGTCTGCCTTCTTCCCGAACAGCATCGGCACTGAGTCGGCGCTGACAGTCAACTACCTCTTGTGGAGTGAGCGTCATAGGACCAGAGAGGAGGAAAGAGCGAAGTATGGGCGATTCGACGACATATGGCATAGAAAGGAGAGCGTTAAGGTATGCACGTAGAGTGAGACGGTTTTTCTCCCTCAAGAGTGATATGGTGCTGGTCGATGTTGTAGAATTGGGCGATTCAGGTTCGTCTGACGCAGCGGATCCAGGTGGGGAATTAGAGCCATACCAAACACGTAAAGGGTTGTATGCGCTGTAACCTGTTGAAGGGGTAGAGGCATTTGTGCTtgacttgtcttttggagGAGGGAATGGGATTGGAGAATCAGGAAAAGCAAGTCGGAGTTCTTCAGCGAGACGCCTAAAGTCGCCATACCGTCTTGATACATGTACGTCAGACACGCCCGACCTGCTGGTACGGACGATGAATTCCTGAAAAGTGTCAGCCTCAGCACGGAAGCATACAAGATATGTTGACTTCATGGCTTCTACTCCTGACTCTTCCCTTCTCGACTACTAACCTCACTCCAATCACATTTACTTCAAACATAGTATCTCTTGGATCACCCGGTAACCTTCCTCCATGTGTTTTCATAAATTGTCGTTCTCTGTCTTGCTGCAATTGCTCTAGCCTTCTGAGCTCTGCCTGTCCGATTCTGACAATCTCTTCACCGCTCGTGAGTTTGATACCAAGCCCAAACACAAGCGCCAGATGCTTTTCGGCCTTGTTCCAAagtttctttctctcttgagCCTCTTTCAGTTCTTCCTTGGTCATCAATGCATCTACTGTCTGTCTTTCTTGATCAGTCTGGGTGGTGTGCTGCTGCATGCCTGTTGTTGCCAAGAATGAGGAGAGGAATGGTTGAACCTTGGCAGACCAAAATGAAGGCGGCGCTGAAGCCAGAAAAGGAAACGGTAAGAGAAACTGGTGGAACATGAACCTGAGGAATGGCAAGTCACTCAATTGACCTTCTTCTCTAGCCACTTGGCTCACTCGCTCAAGAGCATGTCGGCGCGCCTGTTCCGAGAAGACAAACGGGTCACCTAGGAGTCCCAGGGCGTTTGCACCGAGAACAGGATCGGTAATCAATGAGAGTTCATGCTTTACCTGCAGATTAACCAGCGTTTTCTTGAGATAATGCGCTCTGAGAGGCGTCAGCTCTGTAGAATGATCTGTCAGAGCTGATAGAGTGGAATGGAagggatgaagatgagatttTGAGACTATAGCAGCTGGAGCTGATTTGGGAGGAGGAATAGCTGTGTGAGCAGGAGGTATAGCATCCAATGGGGCAGTGGCCAGCGGCTGTGGGAGCGGACTGTCTGTTATTGTAAGCGAGGCAAGTCTCTTTGGCGGCGAAGCCAGTTCGTCGGGAGGCGGCAGTGGCAGCGGACGTTCTGGACGAAGAGAGCGTTGCTTGCGTGGAACATATGGCTGGTAGGAGGTTTGTTGAGAGGACGGTTCAGACATGGTGACGAGTGATATgtataaaagtaaaaagaaagaaaggaaaattaaaaaaaaaatttaaaaaaaataatcaaTTGACAATGACGAATTTGCCAAATATTTATAATGCCGTGCCTGTATAAACCGGTCATCGCATGTATCTATATCTACTAATTTACAATGTACGACTGATAGATGGTGACTGCAGATGGTTGCATAATTACTTTCAATTGATATCACCTAAAATCCCTTAAGCGTTGAAGACAATGGATGCACCCTATTACTCATTAGCTGGACTCATCCGTCAACACATCAAAGACATACGACTTTATGGGCGGCCTGGCCAGCGGTGGGCTCGTTGAGTTGAGTGGTATCGATGGCAAGACCAGCGGAGGCCTTGACGCCAGGACGAAGGGCCTGAGTGTAACCAAAGCAGAGAACACCAGCATTGTTGATCTTGGCTTTGACAAAGGCGGCGTTGTCCTGTTGCCCGTCAGGAATGATCCAAGCAAGGGTATAGACACTCACAAGGTAAGTCTTGGCTCCGACTTCAAGAGAAACACCGCCAGTGGTAGATTTGGTGTCGTAAACAGCCTTGGCCCCAGCCTCTACGTCTTTAGAGACCTTGTGGTAGTAAGAGGCGGCAAAGGTAGAGAGGTTACCAAGACCGTGGAGGGTGACTGCGTACTCGGGAGCAGAAAAACCGACGGCTCCAGCATATCGGGTAATGGCACCGGAAAGGACATCGTAGGAGGCTTCAGCACCGACGAGGAAACCGTCACGGCCAACAACAGTGTCGGCAGTAAAAGTGGGACCCTATAAAAATCAACAACGTCCTAAAACATAAACACAAACCCAACCTTGAACAGGTCGACGGTAGCACGGGTGTGGAGAGAGGGCTGCTTGTAGATGGCAGTCAGGATAGCAGACTTGGTAGCCTTGGCGGGGTTAAGAGTAGCAGCAAGGTCAAACTTTAAGCCCTTGGCAATCTGGTTCTCCAGCTCGACTGCAACCTTGAGGATATTGGCGGTAGTCCATCCCTACAGATAACTTAGCTCAGTATCCAACCCCATCTCGGAACGCACTTGAGTAAAGGTGAGACCATTCTTAAAGTCGACATATTTGCCCTCAATATCCCCAGTAATGGCATTCGTTTTGGCATCCTTAGTACCAGCCACCTTGAAGGTGACATTAGAGGGAGTGAGAGTCTTGACCTCGAGGGAGGTACCTTGGATGGGATAATCCTTGAGGAGGAGGTCAGAGGAAGACTTGCCAAGGTCCTACGCATTGTAAGTTTTATGCCAAATAGCACAACGATTTACTCGCTTTCCAAGAAGGAGGAACAGCCTGAGACATGTTGCAATGGTTGATGGAAAGGTAGAattaaaagagaaagaaaaaagaaaactctagaagaagatataaaaaaaaaaggagagaTGGGGAACGAGACAAGTCGCGTCATTGTATCACCCAGGGACAAAATTAATCCCGAAACGCAAGTGTGGCAGCctgtcagaagcagataggcttgcggagtaactggcacgcctaactaggCGCCACGTAGCATAGctccataaacattcatgttgATAGTTTACTTTCTTTCATGTaatatctataaacggagtcaaatccttgacacaGCCAccaagtcacgtgatgCAAAAGATGTCTTGAAGTATTAATTAGAATTAATAACAGACGTAAATAAAAATAGATAGATATGAATGAATAGAATAAAATATGGAACAAGCAGACAGCGATGAGATATCTTTGCGAtggtgtcaaggatttgacccGGTTTATATAGGTAGCATATAGAAGAGAGTATATGAAAACGGTAATGAGAATTTCTCCAGGAGTAATGGACGAGCTGTAcaattaggcgtgccagtcaTTCACATGCCTATTGATAGTGTGCTCCGCGCCTATCCATTAACTCATTCCTCGACAGATAATCAAAAGTGCAATGGTAAGTCGTTTGGCTCAACAAACCTACTTTAGCTGAGCCCTGTATAGGAGTTCATCGCCAACATCAACCCATCCAAGGTCATCtgcaaaagatacaagCCAACATACGCCATCCACGTCGCATTCGACCCTACCAGACATGGAAAATTTCAGACAGAGCATGGGTATGGGCAATGGATATGGAGCTTACCCTCATGAAACCTTTACCGA
The Cryptococcus depauperatus CBS 7841 chromosome 1, complete sequence DNA segment above includes these coding regions:
- a CDS encoding 60S ribosomal protein L37-A, which translates into the protein MSKGTPSFGKRHSKSHTLCRRCGNRSFHKQKLTCAQCGYPAAKLRSFNWGEKAKRRKTTGTGRMAHLKDVNRRFKNGFREGSAATKKASA